One segment of Theobroma cacao cultivar B97-61/B2 chromosome 9, Criollo_cocoa_genome_V2, whole genome shotgun sequence DNA contains the following:
- the LOC18588886 gene encoding probable flavin-containing monooxygenase 1, with amino-acid sequence MEKRVAIVGAGVSGLLACKYALEKGFQVNVFEAENTIGGVWAHTIDSTKLQNIKEAYQFSDFPWPSSVKEIYPSRSQVMEYSESYARNFGISSYIKFNSKVLSIDYVGEPYEQIESWHLWGGTGKPFGSKGKWHLKVQDVKSCNIEVYQAEFVILCIGQFSGLPNIPDMPPNQGVQVFNGKVLHFMDYAAMNSSSAEELVKNKRVAIIGSGKSAMDLAAHCANINGARYPCTMIQRTARWVLPNDNISGIALGLLYCNRISEFSIHKPGEKFLLELLATLLSPLRWGISKLVECYLRWKLPLKKYGMVPKYSFLQNGFSCQIAALPENFFNKLEDGSIVIKNSPVFGFCREGLFLDNKARPLETDIVIFATGFKGDQKLKNIFASPIFQQYIMGSPTSILPLYRQIIPPRIPQLAIIGYAESLSNLATSEIRCQWLAHFLGENMDLPSVREMEKDVKIWDKYIKQNANKYFRRSCIAGVQIWYNDQLCKDMGCKSRRKKGMFAELFEPYGAADYACLTAEIPVRIH; translated from the exons ATGGAAAAAAGAGTGGCGATTGTTGGAGCTGGAGTAAGTGGCCTTCTTGCCTGCAAGTATGCCCTGGAGAAGGGTTTCCAAGTTAATGTGTTTGAAGCTGAGAACACCATTGGAGGAGTTTGGGCTCATACTATAGATTCTACAAAACTCCAAAACATTAAAGAAGCTTACCAGTTTTCTGACTTTCCATGGCCTTCGTCGGTGAAAGAAATTTATCCCAGTCGCTCTCAGGTGATGGAGTATAGTGAATCTTATGCACGGAATTTTGGCATCTCGTCTTACATCAAGTTCAATTCCAAGGTCTTAAGCATAGATTATGTTGGAGAGCCTTATGAACAGATTGAATCGTGGCATCTCTGGGGAGGAACCGGAAAGCCCTTTGGCTCCAAAGGAAAATGGCACCTCAAAGTGCAAGATGTCAAGAGCTGCAACATTGAG GTTTACCAAGCTGAGTTTGTTATTCTTTGTATCGGGCAATTCAGTGGCCTCCCAAATATCCCAGATATGCCTCCAAATCAAGGCGTTCAAGTGTTCAATGGCAAGGTGTTGCATTTCATGGACTACGCTGCTATGAACAGCTCAAGTGCTGAAGAATTAGTGAAAAATAAGAGAGTTGCTATTATTGGTTCAGGTAAATCTGCAATGGATTTAGCCGCACATTGTGCAAATATAAATg GAGCAAGGTACCCTTGCACGATGATTCAAAGGACTGCTCGTTGGGTTCTTCCTAATGACAATATTAGTGGAATTGCTCTGGGTCTTCTATACTGCAATCGTATCTCAGAGTTTTCAATTCATAAGCCTGGTGAAAAATTTCTGCTAGAATTATTGGCAACCTTGCTCTCACCATTG AGATGGGGTATCTCCAAGCTTGTTGAGTGCTATCTTAGATGGAAACTCCCGCTAAAGAAATATGGAATGGTCCCCAAATACAGCTTTCTTCAGAATGGTTTTTCATGTCAGATAGCAGCGCTAccagaaaatttctttaacaaaTTGGAAGACGGAAGCATCGTTATTAAAAATTCACCAGTCTTTGGCTTTTGCAGGGAAGGTTTGTTCCTCGACAACAAGGCTAGGCCCCTCGAAACAGATATTGTTATTTTTGCTACTGGATTCAAGGGTGATCAAAAGCTTAAGAATATTTTTGCATCTCCAATTTTCCAACAATATATAATGGGGTCACCAACTTCTATACTTCCTCTCTACAG GCAAATAATTCCACCTCGAATTCCACAATTGGCCATAATAGGATATGCAGAGAGTCTATCAAATTTGGCTACCTCTGAAATAAGATGTCAATGGCTAGCACATTTCCTTGGTGAAAACATGGACTTGCCTTCTGTAAGAGAGATGGAAAAGGATGTAAAAATTTGGGACAAGTACATTAAACAAAATGCTAACAAGTATTTCAGGAGGTCTTGTATTGCTGGAGTCCAGATATGGTACAATGACCAATTATGCAAGGACATGGGATGTAagtcaagaagaaagaaaggaatgTTTGCAGAGTTGTTTGAACCATATGGGGCAGCGGATTATGCATGTCTTACAGCTGAGATACCAGTACGGATTCATTGA
- the LOC18588887 gene encoding LRR receptor-like serine/threonine-protein kinase FLS2, with amino-acid sequence MDISHSHSNNPCSSFMVYFFLLLFHLLLLVSSCSGNGNVSDKCTETERKALVYFKEGLIDPLGRLSSWVGLDCCRWQGVECNNRTAHVTELDLHSYSLSGEIPSHLGNLSALEFLDLSMNRGLHAKSLLWLSSLYSLEYLNLGWVNLVDVGGHWLKAVNMLPSLSSLYLYDCRLTSLDLTLPSVNFTSLEVLNLFGNSIKSPLPHWFSNLTNLEVLNLATNIRFGGTIPGWLGNLCKLRLLSLNSNHFHGGIVEFLDRLSACHKNSLEYLDLGGNDLEGILPGSLGALKNLQELDLNTNFFWGSIPASIGNLSSLSLLELSHNHLNGTIPESFGQLTELSIVDLQSNQMEGVLTEAHLANLTKLDSFRLTTYPNKSLIINVKYDWVPPFRLRTLTLINCLVGPSFPVWLQVQSNLSYVIISNAGISDTVEEEWFARLFSKCWYVDLSNNNIKAKLPRQIYSEWLDIIDLSRNSFEGQIPLWLTNARQLYLQRNSFSGSIPQNIGELMPGLQTFFLSRNQISGSLPSSLCKMKGLKFLSAGHNRFSGELPNCWNELPSLKVLDISNNSLSGKIPSSLSSLCALVLLILNNNNLRGNIPCPLHLCRNVPRLYILQLRSNLLEGNIPEQLCRLSHIHDLDLSDNNFNGSIPKCFHNFTSLKYGNTSLDYEELFDLQDSTINEQTLLVGTKGRELEYSRTLLQVKNIDLSKNDLTGEIPDGIFRLAFLDTLNLSRNHLNGSIPNNIGDLRLLESLDLSQNNLSGTIPPSLASLSLLAHLNLSYNNLSGRIPTGNQLQTLNDSSNYEGNPLLCGVPLQTRCAGDNSPSTPSSHGADGSKDKLWLYLSIATGFAVGFWSVCGTLVLKESWRHAYFRFVDNLKEKMLLWISLKEARLRRKFGKGNN; translated from the exons ATGGACATCAGTCACAGCCACAGCAACAACCCATGTTCCAGTTTCATggtatatttttttctcttgctATTTCACTTGCTACTGCTTGTGTCCTCATGTTCAGGCAATGGCAACGTCAGCGACAAATGCACAGAGACTGAGAGAAAGGCACTTGTCTATTTCAAGGAAGGTCTCATCGATCCTCTTGGAAGGCTTTCCTCTTGGGTTGGATTGGATTGCTGCCGATGGCAAGGGGTAGAATGCAACAACCGAACTGCTCATGTCACTGAGCTTGACCTCCATAGTTATTCCTTGAGTG GAGAGATTCCATCTCATCTAGGGAACTTATCAGCCTTGGAGTTTCTTGACCTGAGTATGAATCGTGGTTTGCATGCCAAAAGCCTTCTATGGCTTTCAAGTCTGTATTCACTGGAATATTTAAATCTAGGATGGGTGAACCTTGTTGACGTAGGAGGACATTGGTTGAAAGCAGTTAACATGCTGCCATCTCTTTCGTCTTTATATTTGTATGATTGTAGGCTTACAAGCCTTGATCTCACCCTTCCATCAGTCAACTTCACTTCACTTGAGGTCCTCAATTTGTTTGGCAATTCAATTAAGTCTCCATTACCGCACTGGTTCTCTAACCTAACCAATCTTGAAGTGCTTAATCTGGCAACAAATATTCGCTTCGGTGGTACAATTCCGGGTTGGCTCGGAAATTTGTGCAAGTTGAGACTTTTGAGTCTCAATTCGAACCATTTCCACGGTGGAATTGTTGAGTTTCTGGACCGTCTCTCAGCTTGCCATAAGAATAGTTTAGAGTACCTTGATTTAGGAGGCAACGACCTCGAAGGAATCTTGCCAGGATCATTAGGAGCACTCAAGAATTTGCAAGAATTGGACCTCAACACTAACTTCTTTTGGGGTTCAATTCCGGCTTCTATAGGGAACTTGTCATCCTTGAGTTTATTGGAACTCTCTCATAATCATCTCAATGGAACAATTCCCGAAAGTTTTGGGCAACTCACCGAGCTATCCATAGTGGATCTACAATCAAACCAAATGGAAGGTGTCTTGACAGAAGCCCATTTAGCAAATCTCACCAAATTGGATTCTTTCAGGCTCACAACATACCCAAATAAGTCATTGATTATTAACGTGAAATATGACTGGGTTCCTCCCTTCAGGCTTAGAACCCTCACATTAATTAATTGCCTGGTAGGTCCTTCTTTTCCAGTTTGGCTTCAAGTTCAAAGCAATCTTTCCTATGTTATAATTTCCAATGCAGGGATTTCGGACACTGTAGAAGAAGAATGGTTTGCCAGATTATTTTCTAAATGTTGGTACGTAGATCTTTCCAATAACAACATCAAGGCCAAGTTACCCAGACAAATTTACTCAGAATGGTTAGATATTATTGATTTGAGTAGGAATAGCTTCGAGGGCCAGATCCCACTTTGGTTGACTAATGCAAGGCAATTGTATCTCCAGAGAAATTCATTTTCAGGTTCTATTCCACAGAACATTGGGGAACTAATGCCAGGGTTGcaaaccttttttctttctaggAACCAGATCAGTGGTAGTTTGCCATCATCATTATGCAAAATGAAGGGTCTAAAATTTCTTTCTGCCGGGCATAACAGGTTCTCTGGAGAACTTCCAAATTGTTGGAATGAATTGCCAAGCTTGAAAGTTCTGGATATCTCAAACAATAGCCTCTCTGGTAAAATCCCAAGTTCCCTGAGTTCGTTATGTGCCCTCGTTTTGTTGATATTGAACAACAACAATCTTCGTGGCAATATTCCTTGTCCACTACACCTTTGCCGGAATGTACCTCGGCTTTACATTTTACAGCTTCGGTCGAACCTGCTTGAGGGGAACATTCCTGAACAACTTTGCCGTCTTTCTCATATCCACGATTTGGATCTTTCAGACAATAATTTTAATGGATCCATTCCGAAATGTTTCCATAATTTCACCAGCTTGAAGTATGGCAATACAAGTTTGGATTACGAAGAGTTATTTGACCTCCAAGATAGTACCATTAATGAGCAGACACTCCTGGTTGGGACCAAGGGAAGAGAACTTGAATATAGCAGAACTCTTCTGCAGGTCAAGAACATTGACCTTTCAAAGAATGATCTTACAGGTGAAATCCCGGATGGGATATTTAGATTGGCTTTTTTGGACACCTTGAATTTGTCAAGAAATCATTTAAATGGAAGCATTCCCAACAATATTGGCGACCTGCGATTGTTGGAATCTCTTGATCTGTCGCAGAACAATCTCTCTGGGACGATTCCTCCAAGCCTTGCGTCTTTGTCACTTTTGGCACACTTGAACTTATCTTACAACAACTTGTCAGGAAGAATTCCCACAGGGAATCAGCTCCAAACACTTAATGATTCGTCCAACTACGAGGGCAATCCATTGCTCTGTGGGGTTCCCCTCCAAACAAGGTGTGCAGGAGACAACTCTCCTTCGACGCCATCATCTCATGGTGCTGATGGTTCAAAAGACAAGCTATGGCTCTATCTTAGCATTGCGACGGGGTTTGCTGTGGGATTTTGGAGTGTTTGTGGTACCTTAGTTTTGAAGGAGTCGTGGAGGCATGCGTATTTCCGGTTTGTTGAtaacttgaaagaaaaaatgttaCTTTGGATTTCATTGAAGGAGGCTCGCTTGCGAAGGAAGTTTGGGAAgggaaataattaa
- the LOC18588888 gene encoding protein CHLORORESPIRATORY REDUCTION 6, chloroplastic: MATAINPLLPLSPSLKHTIIPSSTPWISCKPISGSVATLTITRFSRQRGQVAVSVSFNPSGNFDLSLYGDEDDSPQVEPPLPPSEGRFDVVIDNDAIRRLDLSPFQIATGITSPSSAEAKEFLERTIGFTINYTRDDPHDPRELSEFPDIRLWFVRLDATYPWLPVLLDWRAGELARYAAMLVPHQMSMRMGVVFNPEALELFIMKKVFIVYAWLKQQGIPKPRLKTSDMARMLGFGIGDELFDLIDQHALDSS, from the exons ATGGCTACTGCCATTAACCCTTTACTTCCTCTTTCTCCTTCACTCAAACACACCATTATTCCTTCCTCAACTCCATGGATTTCATGCAAACCCATCTCGGGTTCAGTGGCTACTTTAACCATTACTCGCTTCAGTCGACAAAGAGGACAGGTTGCAGTCTCAGTCTCCTTCAATCCTTCCGGAAATTTTGACCTCTCCTTGTATGGGGATGAGGATG ATTCACCCCAGGTAGAGCCTCCATTGCCTCCAAGTGAAGGCCGATTTGATGTAGTCATTGATAATGATGCTATACGCCGGCTTGATTTATCCCCATTTCAGATTGCTACTGGAATTACTTCACCTTCATCAG CCGAAGCAAAAGAGTTTCTTGAAAGAACAATTGGATTTACTATTAATTATACAAGAGATGATCCACATGATCCACGAGAACTGTCAGAATTTCCTGATATAAGGTTATGGTTTGTAAGACTTGATGCTACTTATCCCTGGCTCCCTGTCTTGTTGGACTGGCGAGCTGGAGAATTAGCTCGTTATGCAGCCATGTTAGTCCCGCACCAG ATGAGCATGAGAATGGGAGTTGTGTTTAATCCAGAGGCCCTGGAGTTGTTTATCATGAAGAAGGTCTTCATTGTATACGCATGGTTGAAACAGCAAGGCATTCCAAAACCTAGACTGAAGACAAGTGACATGGCTAGGATGCTTGGATTTGGGATCGGAGATGAACTGTTTGACTTGATTGATCAACATGCACTTgattcatcataa